The following proteins are encoded in a genomic region of Drosophila miranda strain MSH22 chromosome 4, D.miranda_PacBio2.1, whole genome shotgun sequence:
- the LOC108162729 gene encoding protein outspread isoform X4: MTKVLEVTGAVEVTGHPNSIAITAPERVTFVKGTSSEESQWWLNILAAFPKSKGRHKRSATLPGGQVVGSLRQSSNMDMSTKLGNRHSSYHKDTLTSSQSAGNLLSSLDLSPSSTNTGGSTTVTNTQGTVDDDEEDDGVETGEDVDEEDEEDVQPRKSKASTSCIIGQDENNRNAGNEITNRVSQPTTCLLIEDIRRDEKTIKDIANTITNLSQQQSKRWSTAVNNALNNQHSSHYHTHGHGQYQTSRDETDFQVSSASNNNNSNKSPSSGGSERPKSLPLAANSTPAIVSAIVKKIPTVMVSQQQQQKQQQQHQGDSLSKTKTPTRLQLQLKPAKHYQHERGDPDGGCNMDELCPNYMAKTDELRSVKGGLSIKSSSSSSSGASKPSAKAATEESLNAKKGWLMKQDNRTGEWSKHWFTLSGAALFYYRDPLCEERGVLDGVLDVNSLTNVLPEPSASKQHAFQLITWDKQRLLLASLSPSSRNSWLAVLRSAAGLPQQLDTTTPTTGAKQTDIEQDFIKAQLQPVASPATTPGTPAGTGPHFSSDEEYRTASEGGRRDSLDWGSPLSPSPPVLRSCLRNRSLASLHKRSRSSPPSSRRSTVDSVASDELPLLVVPEELLQPDRELKQQCETLRAEATLREARMSELLTTLQRTEQQLTARLQEQQQQLNGELAKAKQSAAELMHSLSLQLSESQCKIKQLEDRLAQGIDENESLYKRLRELQAEGSQVASLSNLQRHKMKRMDSLSDLTTISDIDPYCLQRDSLAEEYNELRSRFEKAVNEIRAMKRELKQSQNQYDALELAQAALQQKLERCQLEDGAQLQLMAARIQDLTLKYSSSERQVRALKQKLAKSERRRSLSLKGKEQLELKLSELQRETIERKSVESISPPTESSSSESASQSPLNAHLLQRLHSLEHVLLGSKERLEQSLTQLQQIRAGQRSRRSVSPMNDRKDGLRQLERALAETCVMVSEQMELTCVQDACHKCCDLRQRVEKLSALQQQTETDLQRSEQLLEQRESDLAQALEKCASQEQEQELLLRQRNELSDELGKQQERCKRLEKRLELLEREHGKQLECLREVYHNEHVNAADEQSFRKRYQLEIEQLRTLCEKGLSAMETSHRRITCDLEQQHKLEIERLLAEKETALAEETQATLAALDAMRKAHQSEVQREVARFKQEFLRQVQRGEHMREDGTTLKEEELEELRLEILSFSEKYSIKCVENAALEEKLHLANSRLRHFQQMQQLELRNKQFRAHLASEDPANDVHFVQGLTTDHTREGAHCEDSEPVPTVPVPVPTVQCAPQIVAEPRTTTTLGTSSDTESIPNPQNPDPAPAPATANEFVEQSLFVIPSHMLNCSPVPAAKQNQNQSPNSSDQMRAIQSEYPALEDGYEPCYRPFDIFAIYQNRLSFQGLRGSSTFGKSLRKSTAQTASPASSELIAPRYSSSTHTAPTTNPNKPSHKQMFKTAAVINMQLHEEKAQ, translated from the exons ATGACCAAAGTGCTGGAGGTGACCGGGGCCGTGGAGGTGACAGGTCATCCCAATTCCATAGCCATAACCGCACCCGAGCGCGTCACCTTCGTGAAGGGCACCAGCTCCGAGGAGTCGCAGTGGTGGCTCAACATTCTGGCGGCCTTTCCCAAATCCAAGGGTCGCCACAAGCGCAGCGCCACCCTGCCGGGCGGCCAGGTGGTTGGCAGCCTGCGGCAATCGAGCAACATGGACATGTCCACGAAGCTGGGCAATCGCCATAGCTCGTACCACAAGGACACGCTCACGTCCTCCCAGTCGGCGGGCAATTTGCTGAGCAGCCTGGATCTGAGTCCTAGTTCTACGAATACCGGAGGATCCACCACGGTGACCAATACCCAGGGCACTGTGGACGATGACGAGGAGGATGATGGCGTGGAAACGGGCGAGGATGTCGACGAAGAGGATGAGGAGGATGTGCAGCCAAGGAAATCGAAGGCATCGACCAGCTGCATCATCGGACAGGATGAGAACAATCGAAATGCCGGCAATGAGATCACAAATCGGG TTTCCCAGCCCACAACTTGCCTACTCATCGAGGACATACGCCGGGATGAGAAGACCATCAAGGACATTGCCAACACCATAACGAACCTAAGTCAACAGCAGAGCAAACGCTGGTCCACGGCCGTCAATAATGCGCTGAACAATCAGCACTCCTCCCATTATCACACCCATGGACATGGACAGTACCAGACATCGCGGGACGAGACGGATTTCCAGGTGTCCtccgccagcaacaacaacaacagcaacaagtcCCCGAGCAGCGGTGGAAGCGAGAGACCAAAGTCACTGCCCCTGGCGGCCAACTCCACGCCGGCCATCGTCTCGGCCATAGTCAAGAAGATACCCACGGTGATGGtctcccagcagcagcaacagaagcagcagcagcagcaccagggGGATAGCCTCTCGAAGACAAAGACGCCGACCCgtctgcagctgcagctgaagCCAGCGAAGCACTACCAGCACGAGCGAGGCGATCCCGATGGGGGCTGCAACATGGACGAGCTGTGCCCCAACTACATGGCCAAAACGGACGAGCTGCGATCCGTGAAGGGAGGCCTCAGCATCAAgtccagctcctcctcctcctccgggGCGAGCAAACCCTCAGCCAAGGCCGCCACAGAGGAGTCGCTGAACGCCAAGAAGGGGTGGCTGATGAAGCAGGATAACCGCACGGGCGAGTGGTCCAAGCACTGGTTCACCCTCAGCGGAGCGGCTCTGTTCTACTACCGCGATCCGCTGTGCGAGGAGCGGGGCGTCCTGGACGGAGTGCTCGACGTGAACAGCCTGACGAATGTCCTGCCAGAGCCGAGTGCCAGCAAGCAGCACGCCTTCCAGCTGATCACCTGGGACAAGCAGCGCCTGCTGCTGGCCAGCCTCTCGCCCAGCTCCCGCAACAGCTGGCTGGCGGTGCTCCGCAGTGCCGCCGGTCTGCCCCAGCAGCTGGACACGACGACGCCCACGACGGGCGCCAAGCAGACGGACATCGAGCAGGACTTTATCAAGGCGCAGCTGCAGCCTGTGGCGAGTCCGGCCACCACGCCGGGCACCCCCGCCGGGACAGGACCCCACTTCTCGTCCGACGAGGAGTACCGCACCGCGTCGGAGGGCGGGCGCAGGGACAGCCTCGACTGGGGCTCCCCGCTGTCGCCATCCCCGCCCGTGCTCCGCAGCTGCCTGCGCAACCGGAGCCTCGCGAGCCTCCACAAGCGCAGCCGCAGCTCTCCGCCCAGCTCCAGGCGCAGCACCGTCGACAGTGTGGCCAGCGACGAGCTGCCCCTCCTGGTGGTGCCCGAGGAGCTGCTGCAGCCGGATCGGGAGCTCAAGCAGCAGTGCGAGACGCTGCGCGCAGAGGCCACCCTGCGGGAGGCACGAATGTCGGAGCTTCTGACGACCCTGCAGCGGACGGAGCAGCAGCTGACGGCCCGCCTCcaggagcagcaacagcagctcaACGGAGAGCTGGCGAAGGCCAAGCAGAGTGCCGCCGAGCTGATGCACAGCCTCAGTCTGCAGCTGTCGGAGAGCCAGTGCAAGATCAAGCAGCTGGAGGACCGCCTGGCGCAGGGCATCGATGAGAACGAAAGCCTGTACAAGCGACTGCGGGAGCTCCAGGCGGAGGGCAGCCAGGTGGCGAGCCTCAGCAATCTGCAGCGCCACAAAATGAAGCGCATGGACTCGCTGAGCGACCTCACGACCATCAGCGACATCGATCCGTACTGCCTGCAGCGGGACTCCCTGGCGGAGGAGTACAACGAACTGCGGTCGCGCTTCGAGAAGGCCGTCAACGAGATTCGGGCCATGAAGCGGGAGCTGAAGCaatcccagaaccaatacgaCGCCCTGGAGCTGGCCCAGGCGGCGTTGCAGCAGAAGCTGGAACGCTGCCAACTGGAGGATGGGGCGCAGCTTCAACTGATGGCCGCCCGCATCCAGGATCTGACTCTCAAGTACAGCAGCTCGGAGCGACAGGTGCGAGCCCTCAAGCAGAAGCTGGCCAAGTCCGAGCGAAGGCGATCGCTGTCGCTCAAGGGAAAGGAgcagctggagctgaagcTCAGCGAACTCCAGAGGGAGACGATCGAGCGCAAGTCGGTGGAGAGCATCAGTCCGCCCACAGAGTCCTCGAGCAGCGAGTCTGCCAGCCAGTCCCCTCTGAATGCCCATCTCCTGCAGCGTCTGCACAGCCTGGAGCATGTGCTTCTGGGCAGCAAGGAGCGCCTCGAGCAGAGTCTCACGCAACTCCAGCAAATCCGCGCAGGACAGAGGAGCCGTCGCTCCGTTTCCCCCATGAATGACAGGAAGGATGGCCTGCGGCAGCTGGAACGCGCTCTGGCCGAGACCTGCGTGATGGTCAGCGAGCAGATGGAGCTGACCTGCGTCCAGGATGCCTGCCACAAGTGCTGCGACCTTCGACAGAGGGTAGAGAAGCTCTCGGCCCTGCAACAGCAGACCGAAACGGATCTGCAGCGCAGCGAACAGCTGCTGGAACAACGAGAGAGCGACCTCGCCCAGGCCCTGGAGAAGTGCGCCAGCCAGGAGCAGGAACAGGAGCTGCTCCTCCGACAGCGCAACGAACTGAGCGACGAGCTGGGCAAACAGCAAGAGCGCTGCAAGCGCCTCGAGAAGCGTCTGGAGCTGCTCGAACGGGAGCACGGAAAGCAGCTGGAGTGCCTGCGAGAGGTGTACCACAACGAGCATGTCAATGCGGCCGACGAGCAGAGCTTCCGTAAACGCTACCAACTGGAAATCGAACAACTGAGG ACGCTCTGCGAGAAGGGGCTGAGTGCCATGGAGACCTCGCATCGGAGAATCACCTGCGATctggagcagcagcacaaGCTGGAAATCGAGCGACTGCTGGCCGAAAAGGAGACCGCTTTGGCAGAGGAAACTCAG GCAACCCTTGCCGCTCTGGATGCCATGCGAAAAGCCCACCAGAGCGAAGTGCAGCGCGAGGTGGCACGCTTCAAGCAGGAGTTCCTGCGACAGGTCCAGCGGGGAGAGCACATGCGGGAAGACGGTACCACGCTGAAAGA AGAGGAACTCGAAGAACTTCGTCTGGAAATCCTATCGTTTTCCGAGAAGTACTCCATCAAGTGTGTGGAAAATGCCGCTCTGGAAGAGAAACTGCACTTGGCCAACAGCAGATTGAGGCACTTTCAGCAGATGCAACAGCTGGAACTGAG AAATAAGCAATTTCGTGCCCATTTGGCATCGGAGGATCCAGCGAATGATGTGCATTTTGTGCAGGGCCTGACCACGGATCACACCAGAGAGGGTGCCCACTGTGAAGATAGCGAG CCTGTACCaaccgtacccgtacccgtacccacAGTACAGTGTGCACCACAAATAGTGGCTGAACCAAGAACCACAACCACATTGGGAACAAGCAGCGATACCGAATCGATACCGAACCCCCAGAACCCAGacccagcgccagcgccagcgaCAGCCAATGAATTTGTGGAGCAAAGCCTTTTCGTGATACCCTCCCATATGCTAAATTGTTCCCCAGTGCCCGCcgcaaaacaaaaccaaaatcaAAGCCCAAACTCTTCTGATCAGATGCGAGCGATCCAGAGCGAGTATCCAGCGCTCGAGGACGGCTACGAGCCGTGCTACCGGCCGTTCGATATATTTGCCATCTATCAGAATCGTTTGAGCTTCCAAG GTCTAAGAGGCAGCTCGACGTTTGGCAAAAGTCTGCGAAAATCCACAGCACAGACAGCATCACCAGCATCATCAGAATTAATAGCACCCagatacagcagcagcacccatACAGCACCGACAACCAATCCAAATAAGCCCAGTCACAAGCAAATGTTTAAAACGGCTGCCGTCATTAACATGCAACTCCACGAAGAAAAAGCACAATga
- the LOC108162729 gene encoding protein outspread isoform X3, which yields MILDDSLHQIGRCISDRWQRRWFVLYDDGELTYSVDDYPETIPQACIDMTKVLEVTGAVEVTGHPNSIAITAPERVTFVKGTSSEESQWWLNILAAFPKSKGRHKRSATLPGGQVVGSLRQSSNMDMSTKLGNRHSSYHKDTLTSSQSAGNLLSSLDLSPSSTNTGGSTTVTNTQGTVDDDEEDDGVETGEDVDEEDEEDVQPRKSKASTSCIIGQDENNRNAGNEITNRVSQPTTCLLIEDIRRDEKTIKDIANTITNLSQQQSKRWSTAVNNALNNQHSSHYHTHGHGQYQTSRDETDFQVSSASNNNNSNKSPSSGGSERPKSLPLAANSTPAIVSAIVKKIPTVMVSQQQQQKQQQQHQGDSLSKTKTPTRLQLQLKPAKHYQHERGDPDGGCNMDELCPNYMAKTDELRSVKGGLSIKSSSSSSSGASKPSAKAATEESLNAKKGWLMKQDNRTGEWSKHWFTLSGAALFYYRDPLCEERGVLDGVLDVNSLTNVLPEPSASKQHAFQLITWDKQRLLLASLSPSSRNSWLAVLRSAAGLPQQLDTTTPTTGAKQTDIEQDFIKAQLQPVASPATTPGTPAGTGPHFSSDEEYRTASEGGRRDSLDWGSPLSPSPPVLRSCLRNRSLASLHKRSRSSPPSSRRSTVDSVASDELPLLVVPEELLQPDRELKQQCETLRAEATLREARMSELLTTLQRTEQQLTARLQEQQQQLNGELAKAKQSAAELMHSLSLQLSESQCKIKQLEDRLAQGIDENESLYKRLRELQAEGSQVASLSNLQRHKMKRMDSLSDLTTISDIDPYCLQRDSLAEEYNELRSRFEKAVNEIRAMKRELKQSQNQYDALELAQAALQQKLERCQLEDGAQLQLMAARIQDLTLKYSSSERQVRALKQKLAKSERRRSLSLKGKEQLELKLSELQRETIERKSVESISPPTESSSSESASQSPLNAHLLQRLHSLEHVLLGSKERLEQSLTQLQQIRAGQRSRRSVSPMNDRKDGLRQLERALAETCVMVSEQMELTCVQDACHKCCDLRQRVEKLSALQQQTETDLQRSEQLLEQRESDLAQALEKCASQEQEQELLLRQRNELSDELGKQQERCKRLEKRLELLEREHGKQLECLREVYHNEHVNAADEQSFRKRYQLEIEQLRTLCEKGLSAMETSHRRITCDLEQQHKLEIERLLAEKETALAEETQATLAALDAMRKAHQSEVQREVARFKQEFLRQVQRGEHMREDGTTLKEEELEELRLEILSFSEKYSIKCVENAALEEKLHLANSRLRHFQQMQQLELRNKQFRAHLASEDPANDVHFVQGLTTDHTREGAHCEDSEPVPTVPVPVPTVQCAPQIVAEPRTTTTLGTSSDTESIPNPQNPDPAPAPATANEFVEQSLFVIPSHMLNCSPVPAAKQNQNQSPNSSDQMRAIQSEYPALEDGYEPCYRPFDIFAIYQNRLSFQGLRGSSTFGKSLRKSTAQTASPASSELIAPRYSSSTHTAPTTNPNKPSHKQMFKTAAVINMQLHEEKAQ from the exons ATGATTCTGGATGATTCTTTGCATCAAATCGGTCGCTGCATCTCTGAC cgCTGGCAGCGACGATGGTTTGTCCTCTACGATGATGGCGAGCTCACGTATTCGGTGGATGATTAT CCCGAAACCATACCGCAGGCCTGCATTGACATGACCAAAGTGCTGGAGGTGACCGGGGCCGTGGAGGTGACAGGTCATCCCAATTCCATAGCCATAACCGCACCCGAGCGCGTCACCTTCGTGAAGGGCACCAGCTCCGAGGAGTCGCAGTGGTGGCTCAACATTCTGGCGGCCTTTCCCAAATCCAAGGGTCGCCACAAGCGCAGCGCCACCCTGCCGGGCGGCCAGGTGGTTGGCAGCCTGCGGCAATCGAGCAACATGGACATGTCCACGAAGCTGGGCAATCGCCATAGCTCGTACCACAAGGACACGCTCACGTCCTCCCAGTCGGCGGGCAATTTGCTGAGCAGCCTGGATCTGAGTCCTAGTTCTACGAATACCGGAGGATCCACCACGGTGACCAATACCCAGGGCACTGTGGACGATGACGAGGAGGATGATGGCGTGGAAACGGGCGAGGATGTCGACGAAGAGGATGAGGAGGATGTGCAGCCAAGGAAATCGAAGGCATCGACCAGCTGCATCATCGGACAGGATGAGAACAATCGAAATGCCGGCAATGAGATCACAAATCGGG TTTCCCAGCCCACAACTTGCCTACTCATCGAGGACATACGCCGGGATGAGAAGACCATCAAGGACATTGCCAACACCATAACGAACCTAAGTCAACAGCAGAGCAAACGCTGGTCCACGGCCGTCAATAATGCGCTGAACAATCAGCACTCCTCCCATTATCACACCCATGGACATGGACAGTACCAGACATCGCGGGACGAGACGGATTTCCAGGTGTCCtccgccagcaacaacaacaacagcaacaagtcCCCGAGCAGCGGTGGAAGCGAGAGACCAAAGTCACTGCCCCTGGCGGCCAACTCCACGCCGGCCATCGTCTCGGCCATAGTCAAGAAGATACCCACGGTGATGGtctcccagcagcagcaacagaagcagcagcagcagcaccagggGGATAGCCTCTCGAAGACAAAGACGCCGACCCgtctgcagctgcagctgaagCCAGCGAAGCACTACCAGCACGAGCGAGGCGATCCCGATGGGGGCTGCAACATGGACGAGCTGTGCCCCAACTACATGGCCAAAACGGACGAGCTGCGATCCGTGAAGGGAGGCCTCAGCATCAAgtccagctcctcctcctcctccgggGCGAGCAAACCCTCAGCCAAGGCCGCCACAGAGGAGTCGCTGAACGCCAAGAAGGGGTGGCTGATGAAGCAGGATAACCGCACGGGCGAGTGGTCCAAGCACTGGTTCACCCTCAGCGGAGCGGCTCTGTTCTACTACCGCGATCCGCTGTGCGAGGAGCGGGGCGTCCTGGACGGAGTGCTCGACGTGAACAGCCTGACGAATGTCCTGCCAGAGCCGAGTGCCAGCAAGCAGCACGCCTTCCAGCTGATCACCTGGGACAAGCAGCGCCTGCTGCTGGCCAGCCTCTCGCCCAGCTCCCGCAACAGCTGGCTGGCGGTGCTCCGCAGTGCCGCCGGTCTGCCCCAGCAGCTGGACACGACGACGCCCACGACGGGCGCCAAGCAGACGGACATCGAGCAGGACTTTATCAAGGCGCAGCTGCAGCCTGTGGCGAGTCCGGCCACCACGCCGGGCACCCCCGCCGGGACAGGACCCCACTTCTCGTCCGACGAGGAGTACCGCACCGCGTCGGAGGGCGGGCGCAGGGACAGCCTCGACTGGGGCTCCCCGCTGTCGCCATCCCCGCCCGTGCTCCGCAGCTGCCTGCGCAACCGGAGCCTCGCGAGCCTCCACAAGCGCAGCCGCAGCTCTCCGCCCAGCTCCAGGCGCAGCACCGTCGACAGTGTGGCCAGCGACGAGCTGCCCCTCCTGGTGGTGCCCGAGGAGCTGCTGCAGCCGGATCGGGAGCTCAAGCAGCAGTGCGAGACGCTGCGCGCAGAGGCCACCCTGCGGGAGGCACGAATGTCGGAGCTTCTGACGACCCTGCAGCGGACGGAGCAGCAGCTGACGGCCCGCCTCcaggagcagcaacagcagctcaACGGAGAGCTGGCGAAGGCCAAGCAGAGTGCCGCCGAGCTGATGCACAGCCTCAGTCTGCAGCTGTCGGAGAGCCAGTGCAAGATCAAGCAGCTGGAGGACCGCCTGGCGCAGGGCATCGATGAGAACGAAAGCCTGTACAAGCGACTGCGGGAGCTCCAGGCGGAGGGCAGCCAGGTGGCGAGCCTCAGCAATCTGCAGCGCCACAAAATGAAGCGCATGGACTCGCTGAGCGACCTCACGACCATCAGCGACATCGATCCGTACTGCCTGCAGCGGGACTCCCTGGCGGAGGAGTACAACGAACTGCGGTCGCGCTTCGAGAAGGCCGTCAACGAGATTCGGGCCATGAAGCGGGAGCTGAAGCaatcccagaaccaatacgaCGCCCTGGAGCTGGCCCAGGCGGCGTTGCAGCAGAAGCTGGAACGCTGCCAACTGGAGGATGGGGCGCAGCTTCAACTGATGGCCGCCCGCATCCAGGATCTGACTCTCAAGTACAGCAGCTCGGAGCGACAGGTGCGAGCCCTCAAGCAGAAGCTGGCCAAGTCCGAGCGAAGGCGATCGCTGTCGCTCAAGGGAAAGGAgcagctggagctgaagcTCAGCGAACTCCAGAGGGAGACGATCGAGCGCAAGTCGGTGGAGAGCATCAGTCCGCCCACAGAGTCCTCGAGCAGCGAGTCTGCCAGCCAGTCCCCTCTGAATGCCCATCTCCTGCAGCGTCTGCACAGCCTGGAGCATGTGCTTCTGGGCAGCAAGGAGCGCCTCGAGCAGAGTCTCACGCAACTCCAGCAAATCCGCGCAGGACAGAGGAGCCGTCGCTCCGTTTCCCCCATGAATGACAGGAAGGATGGCCTGCGGCAGCTGGAACGCGCTCTGGCCGAGACCTGCGTGATGGTCAGCGAGCAGATGGAGCTGACCTGCGTCCAGGATGCCTGCCACAAGTGCTGCGACCTTCGACAGAGGGTAGAGAAGCTCTCGGCCCTGCAACAGCAGACCGAAACGGATCTGCAGCGCAGCGAACAGCTGCTGGAACAACGAGAGAGCGACCTCGCCCAGGCCCTGGAGAAGTGCGCCAGCCAGGAGCAGGAACAGGAGCTGCTCCTCCGACAGCGCAACGAACTGAGCGACGAGCTGGGCAAACAGCAAGAGCGCTGCAAGCGCCTCGAGAAGCGTCTGGAGCTGCTCGAACGGGAGCACGGAAAGCAGCTGGAGTGCCTGCGAGAGGTGTACCACAACGAGCATGTCAATGCGGCCGACGAGCAGAGCTTCCGTAAACGCTACCAACTGGAAATCGAACAACTGAGG ACGCTCTGCGAGAAGGGGCTGAGTGCCATGGAGACCTCGCATCGGAGAATCACCTGCGATctggagcagcagcacaaGCTGGAAATCGAGCGACTGCTGGCCGAAAAGGAGACCGCTTTGGCAGAGGAAACTCAG GCAACCCTTGCCGCTCTGGATGCCATGCGAAAAGCCCACCAGAGCGAAGTGCAGCGCGAGGTGGCACGCTTCAAGCAGGAGTTCCTGCGACAGGTCCAGCGGGGAGAGCACATGCGGGAAGACGGTACCACGCTGAAAGA AGAGGAACTCGAAGAACTTCGTCTGGAAATCCTATCGTTTTCCGAGAAGTACTCCATCAAGTGTGTGGAAAATGCCGCTCTGGAAGAGAAACTGCACTTGGCCAACAGCAGATTGAGGCACTTTCAGCAGATGCAACAGCTGGAACTGAG AAATAAGCAATTTCGTGCCCATTTGGCATCGGAGGATCCAGCGAATGATGTGCATTTTGTGCAGGGCCTGACCACGGATCACACCAGAGAGGGTGCCCACTGTGAAGATAGCGAG CCTGTACCaaccgtacccgtacccgtacccacAGTACAGTGTGCACCACAAATAGTGGCTGAACCAAGAACCACAACCACATTGGGAACAAGCAGCGATACCGAATCGATACCGAACCCCCAGAACCCAGacccagcgccagcgccagcgaCAGCCAATGAATTTGTGGAGCAAAGCCTTTTCGTGATACCCTCCCATATGCTAAATTGTTCCCCAGTGCCCGCcgcaaaacaaaaccaaaatcaAAGCCCAAACTCTTCTGATCAGATGCGAGCGATCCAGAGCGAGTATCCAGCGCTCGAGGACGGCTACGAGCCGTGCTACCGGCCGTTCGATATATTTGCCATCTATCAGAATCGTTTGAGCTTCCAAG GTCTAAGAGGCAGCTCGACGTTTGGCAAAAGTCTGCGAAAATCCACAGCACAGACAGCATCACCAGCATCATCAGAATTAATAGCACCCagatacagcagcagcacccatACAGCACCGACAACCAATCCAAATAAGCCCAGTCACAAGCAAATGTTTAAAACGGCTGCCGTCATTAACATGCAACTCCACGAAGAAAAAGCACAATga